One window of the Vicinamibacteria bacterium genome contains the following:
- the gcvH gene encoding glycine cleavage system protein GcvH, with translation MMLPEDRKYSKEHEWIHVDGDRGRVGITDYAQGQLGDVVYVELPQVGAQVGAMEVFGTIESVKAVSELFSPVGGEVLEINQTVVDSPELVNTDPYGDAWLIVVKVTDASQLDSLMTAAQYQAYLDSEGEG, from the coding sequence ATCATGCTGCCGGAGGATCGCAAATATTCCAAAGAGCACGAGTGGATTCACGTCGACGGAGATCGAGGCCGCGTCGGCATCACCGACTACGCCCAAGGGCAGCTCGGGGATGTCGTATACGTGGAGCTTCCCCAAGTCGGAGCCCAGGTTGGGGCGATGGAGGTCTTCGGAACGATCGAGTCGGTGAAGGCGGTCTCGGAGTTGTTCTCTCCCGTCGGCGGCGAGGTGCTCGAGATCAACCAGACTGTCGTGGATTCCCCCGAGCTCGTCAACACCGACCCCTACGGAGACGCCTGGCTCATCGTGGTCAAGGTCACGGATGCCTCTCAGCTGGATTCGCTGATGACCGCCGCCCAGTACCAGGCCTATCTGGACTCGGAGGGTGAGGGTTGA
- the gcvT gene encoding glycine cleavage system aminomethyltransferase GcvT, which produces MVLPRRTPLYSLHRELGARIVDFAGWEMPVDYGGVVAEHMSVREEAGLFDVSHMGEFFVEGSDAEAFLQRLTPNDVSRLAIGQAQYSALTTERGTFVDDILVYRLDERRYLLVVNAANIEKDFSWIESRKTGDVSLRDESDRYALLALQGPRAAALLEPLTDVDLGSMKYYRFARGKVLDEESLVSRTGYTGEDGFEIMLEASGAERVARGLLGRGVAPVGLAARDTLRLEAKMALYGNDIDEEHTVLEADLGWIIKWQKGDFTGREALERQKERGVTRRLVGFEMIDRGIARHGHRVFVGGKSAETVTSGSFAPYLKKNIGLTYLPVESCEEGTEIEIDIRGRRAGARVAPTPFYKRGMKSA; this is translated from the coding sequence ATCGTTTTGCCCAGGCGCACTCCGCTCTATTCGCTTCACCGGGAACTGGGAGCCCGAATCGTAGACTTTGCCGGTTGGGAAATGCCCGTGGACTATGGCGGCGTGGTAGCGGAGCACATGAGCGTCCGCGAAGAAGCGGGCCTCTTCGACGTGAGCCACATGGGGGAGTTCTTCGTCGAAGGCTCGGATGCCGAGGCCTTCCTCCAGCGCCTTACCCCGAACGACGTCTCGAGGCTCGCGATCGGCCAAGCGCAATATTCAGCGCTCACGACCGAACGGGGAACGTTCGTAGACGACATCCTGGTTTATCGGCTGGATGAGCGACGTTATCTCCTGGTGGTGAATGCCGCGAACATCGAGAAGGACTTCTCGTGGATCGAGTCGAGGAAGACGGGCGACGTTTCACTGCGCGACGAAAGCGACCGATACGCTCTCCTCGCGCTCCAGGGACCTCGAGCGGCGGCGCTCCTCGAGCCGCTCACCGACGTCGATCTTGGATCGATGAAGTACTACCGTTTCGCCCGCGGCAAGGTACTCGACGAGGAATCTCTCGTCTCCCGCACGGGCTATACCGGTGAAGACGGCTTCGAGATCATGCTCGAGGCATCGGGGGCGGAGCGGGTCGCCCGGGGCCTTCTCGGGCGCGGCGTTGCCCCGGTTGGCCTGGCGGCGAGGGATACGCTCCGGCTCGAGGCGAAAATGGCTCTGTACGGCAACGATATCGATGAAGAGCACACAGTGCTCGAGGCCGACCTAGGGTGGATCATCAAGTGGCAAAAAGGCGATTTCACCGGCCGCGAGGCCCTCGAGCGCCAGAAGGAAAGAGGGGTTACCCGCAGACTGGTGGGTTTCGAGATGATCGATCGGGGAATCGCTCGGCACGGTCACAGGGTTTTCGTCGGTGGCAAGTCGGCGGAGACGGTTACGAGCGGAAGCTTCGCTCCTTACTTGAAGAAGAACATCGGGTTGACCTACCTACCCGTCGAATCATGCGAGGAAGGGACGGAGATCGAGATCGACATCCGCGGGCGCCGGGCGGGGGCGCGGGTCGCACCCACGCCGTTCTATAAGCGCGGAATGAAGTCTGCCTAG
- a CDS encoding ATPase, T2SS/T4P/T4SS family: MSTDTYTVRCWNCLNDFEAVEAVWCSCDPKHPSKLCPFCLNCFCPADDVYKKTFWDSAPDALKSEVSMLERGLDRLGEILIRNQKLKTPQLLEALREQERTGGLLGKILLGRGWVTEQDIDDALRYQGYQPLVDTQDLEVTPAPATISSPVQILEHLLALAARREASDIHLEPTQTELGVKLRIDGLFYKVKPLKKEALQPLLTRIYQLIELDARREDQPQSGRARIVLEGHDYDLLVQTLPTRLGTSVGMKLVDRRFFLKNFSALGLSPADQLFLVRALDAPSGLIMVSAPPNNGAMTTSYSLMDYVVKSERRVVSIERKIQWEVPNVQQMEVDQEKGMDYPAALRSVANAKPDVVFILELNDKTTATLASQLATTVQVITAFPAFGAAESVHRFLELGVPPSLLARGLTFVMNQRLVRRICPHCREEGRNADPDKLRGYGISTREAKTLKLYKGRGCSHCNRLGYRRRKGLFELIVVDQAFRETLGAGPSLSEIDQAARNAGMETLRQRCLKEVGAGVTSLEEFIRWRM; the protein is encoded by the coding sequence ATGAGCACCGATACCTACACGGTTCGCTGCTGGAACTGCCTGAACGACTTCGAAGCGGTCGAGGCGGTTTGGTGCAGCTGTGATCCCAAACACCCGTCCAAACTCTGTCCGTTCTGCCTGAATTGCTTCTGCCCGGCAGACGACGTCTACAAGAAGACCTTCTGGGACTCCGCTCCCGACGCGCTCAAGAGCGAAGTCTCGATGCTCGAGCGCGGTCTCGACCGGCTGGGAGAGATCTTGATCCGCAACCAGAAGCTCAAGACCCCTCAGCTTCTGGAGGCCCTCCGCGAGCAGGAGCGCACCGGCGGTCTGCTGGGAAAGATACTCCTCGGACGTGGCTGGGTCACAGAACAAGATATCGACGACGCACTTCGTTATCAGGGTTATCAGCCTCTCGTGGACACCCAGGATCTCGAAGTCACGCCTGCGCCCGCGACGATCTCGAGTCCGGTCCAGATTCTCGAGCATCTGCTCGCCCTCGCGGCCCGCCGAGAAGCATCCGACATCCATCTGGAGCCTACGCAGACGGAGCTCGGGGTGAAACTCCGCATCGACGGCCTCTTCTACAAGGTAAAACCTCTCAAGAAGGAGGCGCTTCAGCCCTTACTCACCCGGATCTACCAGCTCATCGAGCTGGACGCCCGCCGCGAAGACCAGCCGCAGAGCGGACGCGCCCGCATCGTGCTCGAGGGGCACGACTACGACCTGCTGGTGCAAACCCTTCCCACGCGACTTGGAACCAGCGTGGGCATGAAGCTCGTGGACCGGCGGTTTTTTCTGAAGAACTTCTCCGCGCTGGGTTTGTCCCCCGCCGACCAGTTGTTCCTCGTACGCGCCCTCGATGCTCCTTCGGGGCTCATCATGGTGAGCGCTCCACCCAACAACGGCGCGATGACGACCTCCTATTCACTGATGGACTACGTGGTGAAGTCCGAGCGACGGGTGGTCAGCATCGAGCGAAAAATTCAATGGGAGGTGCCGAACGTCCAGCAAATGGAGGTGGATCAGGAGAAAGGCATGGACTACCCCGCGGCGCTGCGCTCGGTAGCGAACGCCAAACCCGATGTGGTCTTCATTCTCGAGCTCAACGACAAGACCACAGCGACCCTGGCGTCGCAGCTCGCGACCACCGTTCAAGTGATCACGGCTTTCCCCGCCTTCGGCGCCGCGGAATCGGTCCATCGGTTTCTCGAGCTTGGTGTCCCGCCATCACTTCTCGCACGTGGGCTGACTTTCGTCATGAATCAGCGATTGGTTCGACGGATCTGCCCTCACTGTCGAGAAGAGGGCAGAAATGCCGACCCCGACAAGCTGAGAGGCTACGGGATCTCGACGCGAGAAGCGAAGACTCTCAAACTCTACAAGGGTCGCGGCTGCAGCCACTGCAATCGCCTGGGATACCGCCGCCGCAAAGGGTTGTTCGAGCTCATCGTGGTCGATCAGGCCTTTCGCGAAACGTTGGGCGCTGGGCCCAGTCTTTCGGAGATCGATCAGGCGGCACGAAACGCGGGAATGGAGACGTTGCGCCAGCGGTGCCTCAAGGAGGTCGGCGCGGGAGTGACCTCGCTGGAGGAGTTCATCCGCTGGCGCATGTAA
- a CDS encoding septation protein SpoVG family protein has protein sequence MQTSFYEPRYKDGKIVAFADVDLEDGVIVRGFRVVDGEKGLFAAVPSRGVMVDGQMRYMNQVVFANPELKERFLARLLEAYRKWDQDRNSR, from the coding sequence ATGCAAACAAGTTTCTACGAGCCGAGGTACAAGGACGGAAAGATCGTCGCCTTCGCCGATGTCGATTTGGAAGATGGAGTCATCGTGCGGGGCTTTCGCGTCGTGGACGGGGAGAAGGGGCTCTTCGCCGCGGTCCCGTCACGAGGGGTGATGGTCGATGGTCAGATGCGGTACATGAATCAGGTCGTTTTCGCGAATCCCGAGCTGAAGGAGCGCTTTCTTGCGCGGCTTCTCGAGGCTTACCGGAAGTGGGATCAGGACCGAAATTCTCGGTGA
- a CDS encoding prepilin-type N-terminal cleavage/methylation domain-containing protein — MIGGSLGFAIVPRRGRRRALSAGPPLGARGYGLLELLLVMIVIAIMTAVALPRTTAYVREQRVRGAAVYLRSLLRQVRARAAAEARYIGLVFEEADRDPVFTIYADGNGNGIRRADIAAGTEIRLREPYKLSEKFPGVRYGSLPTGASMPFFPGLQIGASKIVSFSPLGSCTTGSVFLSNESGVVYAIVILGATGRVRIARYADGRWQAI; from the coding sequence ATGATCGGGGGTTCCTTGGGTTTCGCAATCGTCCCGAGGAGGGGTCGGCGGCGCGCGCTCTCCGCCGGCCCGCCCCTGGGGGCTCGTGGCTACGGGCTTCTCGAGCTTCTCTTGGTCATGATTGTGATCGCGATCATGACGGCCGTGGCATTGCCGAGAACGACCGCTTACGTTCGCGAGCAGCGGGTTCGCGGGGCGGCAGTCTACCTGCGCTCTCTGCTACGGCAGGTGCGTGCTCGCGCGGCAGCGGAAGCTCGTTATATCGGACTCGTCTTCGAGGAGGCGGATCGCGATCCTGTCTTCACCATCTACGCCGACGGCAACGGCAACGGAATCCGACGAGCCGACATCGCCGCGGGCACTGAAATCAGGCTGCGCGAGCCCTACAAACTGAGCGAGAAGTTTCCCGGAGTGCGATACGGGAGCTTGCCGACGGGTGCAAGCATGCCGTTCTTTCCGGGGTTGCAGATCGGTGCGAGTAAGATCGTGTCGTTCTCCCCCCTGGGCAGCTGCACCACCGGGTCGGTGTTTCTCAGCAACGAGTCCGGTGTCGTTTACGCCATCGTCATTCTCGGAGCGACCGGGCGAGTGCGGATCGCGCGCTATGCAGATGGGCGCTGGCAGGCCATCTGA
- a CDS encoding helix-hairpin-helix domain-containing protein, which yields MRRKLASLVLLTSCLGLISMAPALAQENAGKQPPIDLNTASVDELTSLPGVGQKVAERIVAYREANGPFEKKEELMNVRGIGEKTFLKLERLIKVEAQTSKKK from the coding sequence ATGAGAAGAAAACTGGCTTCGTTGGTGCTGCTGACGTCATGCCTCGGTCTGATCTCGATGGCTCCGGCCCTTGCCCAGGAAAACGCTGGGAAGCAGCCGCCGATCGACTTGAATACGGCTTCCGTCGATGAGCTCACCTCGCTTCCGGGCGTGGGCCAGAAGGTGGCCGAGCGAATCGTCGCTTATCGTGAGGCCAACGGCCCGTTCGAGAAGAAAGAAGAGCTCATGAACGTTCGGGGCATCGGCGAGAAAACCTTTCTGAAGCTCGAACGGCTCATAAAAGTCGAAGCGCAGACGAGCAAGAAGAAGTGA
- a CDS encoding DUF4388 domain-containing protein, whose translation MEDKESGSLRDKSALDILLELHHGLVTGSLKLEQVPLRKAVYFRDGQILFAASNDPKDQLASILVEEGKLRPEQMEVAQARATRENPLAKVLTELGYISPRELAEAARAKVEKILTDLYTWKDGTFHFVTSTLPQGALVDIELSTPRLLFTSIRRIQDRAWILHRLGSLDTVVQPSARFDGFLVEAKPEEAASEILALADGVKTVKQIGAASSLGEFEVCKVLAAGLVCGALEKRTETRGNEGALSRAFQEAGSAVTEWPSDPPAGNETLQLETSFLPSPSIPAEINSTNAFRRGEQSDLDETIVESTKPEVEALPNLGGPTRASELLVDELPEPSEMIPKRTPPRPRRAGGRTARDKSSTLLWAVAVVLVAGAAFSLYSFVWPLIGARKEPTTSTPAGERPAGASAPLPNAAPKSTPPAVRTETPTDAAPGSADPRSPAAKTPGVAGSATATPPAAPPAAAQAAKPSPSPPARGRALLETGDISGAGRAFLDELTTTSAGKFTIAVGLYCNEENVSRISSNLSAANLYVLPTTVEGKPCYRVTWGLFDSQEAASAAMSSLPNGISAGDAAPIAVSRLLR comes from the coding sequence ATGGAAGACAAGGAAAGCGGAAGCCTTCGCGACAAATCCGCGTTAGACATACTGCTCGAGCTGCATCACGGGCTCGTCACCGGTTCGTTGAAGCTCGAGCAGGTGCCTTTGAGAAAGGCGGTCTACTTTCGGGACGGTCAGATTCTCTTCGCTGCCTCGAACGACCCGAAGGATCAGCTGGCCTCGATCCTCGTGGAAGAGGGTAAGCTCCGGCCCGAACAGATGGAGGTGGCCCAGGCCCGTGCTACTCGGGAGAATCCGCTAGCGAAAGTACTGACTGAGTTGGGCTATATTTCCCCGCGTGAGCTCGCCGAGGCGGCACGTGCCAAGGTCGAGAAGATCCTCACCGATCTCTATACCTGGAAGGATGGCACGTTCCATTTCGTCACCAGCACGCTTCCGCAAGGAGCTCTCGTCGACATCGAGCTGTCCACACCCCGACTCCTGTTCACGAGCATCCGGCGGATCCAGGACCGTGCGTGGATTCTCCATCGCCTCGGCTCGCTCGACACCGTCGTCCAGCCGTCCGCCCGGTTCGACGGTTTCTTGGTGGAGGCGAAGCCCGAGGAGGCGGCTTCTGAGATCTTGGCTCTAGCGGACGGTGTCAAGACGGTCAAACAGATCGGCGCGGCTTCGAGTCTCGGAGAGTTCGAAGTCTGCAAAGTGCTCGCCGCGGGGTTGGTTTGTGGCGCGCTCGAAAAGAGAACGGAGACCCGCGGGAACGAAGGCGCACTTTCGCGCGCTTTCCAGGAGGCGGGGTCAGCCGTCACCGAGTGGCCGAGCGATCCACCAGCGGGAAACGAAACACTGCAGCTCGAAACGTCGTTCCTGCCCTCGCCGTCGATCCCGGCAGAGATCAACTCGACGAACGCCTTCCGGCGAGGAGAACAGTCGGACCTCGATGAGACGATCGTCGAGTCCACGAAGCCCGAAGTCGAGGCTCTCCCGAATCTGGGCGGGCCGACGCGCGCTTCCGAGCTCCTCGTGGACGAGCTGCCCGAGCCGAGCGAGATGATTCCCAAACGCACGCCGCCGAGGCCTCGGCGCGCCGGCGGTCGGACGGCCAGGGACAAGAGCTCTACTCTTCTATGGGCCGTGGCAGTCGTCCTGGTCGCGGGTGCAGCATTCTCGCTCTACTCGTTCGTGTGGCCGCTGATCGGGGCGCGGAAAGAACCGACTACCTCGACCCCCGCAGGGGAAAGACCGGCTGGAGCGTCGGCACCGCTCCCCAACGCCGCCCCGAAGAGCACTCCCCCGGCGGTGCGGACGGAGACGCCCACCGACGCGGCTCCCGGCTCGGCGGATCCCCGAAGTCCGGCGGCGAAGACACCTGGCGTCGCCGGGTCGGCAACCGCCACGCCACCCGCCGCACCGCCAGCGGCGGCACAGGCTGCCAAGCCCTCGCCCTCTCCTCCCGCCCGCGGGCGTGCCCTGCTGGAGACCGGAGACATCTCCGGTGCGGGCCGCGCTTTTCTCGACGAGCTCACGACGACCAGCGCCGGTAAGTTCACGATCGCCGTAGGCCTCTATTGCAACGAAGAGAACGTTTCTCGTATCTCATCGAACCTCTCCGCCGCCAATCTCTACGTTCTCCCCACGACCGTCGAAGGCAAACCGTGTTATCGAGTCACCTGGGGGCTGTTCGATTCGCAGGAAGCCGCCTCGGCGGCGATGAGCTCCCTGCCCAACGGAATCAGCGCCGGCGACGCGGCCCCGATAGCCGTTTCCCGCTTGCTCCGCTGA
- a CDS encoding tetratricopeptide repeat protein yields MGSYPRSRRTLVAGWVALLAGGPLVRGEEILRLTNGRQIVVERFWEEDDQVFYEKNGSIFGFPSHLLEQVEAGKTSPGKDSHDDAPSGLRNQIAHETLREARERAREGDAVAAAERYREAIRQAPEIVGIRMELAELYIELGDLGAAEYELERAARLAHGDPLVRERLGDVYYAGGRTAPAIREWQAAHFDNPGPALLFKLKRALRENDEDIDFEARDPARFVIRYEGRVDEEMGRRVAVALEDAFAELAREFEASPPRPFTVTLYTNREFHDVTHAPTWVSALNDGEIRIPIEGVTTMTPKLRRLLRHELAHSFINALTGGNCPSWFHEGLAQLHEGAERLDPYPRLAAAESNGKLLPLWTLEGSLTHYSKEEALLVYSEALAATEYVAARRGREAHTQLLRLLAQGKKMNDALKQVVGLDYHEFQAAWEADLHRYQAGGPR; encoded by the coding sequence ATGGGCAGCTATCCACGCTCGCGCCGGACGCTCGTGGCCGGGTGGGTGGCGCTCCTGGCCGGAGGCCCACTCGTTCGGGGCGAAGAAATCCTTCGTTTGACCAACGGCCGACAAATCGTCGTCGAGCGCTTTTGGGAAGAGGATGACCAAGTCTTCTACGAGAAGAACGGTAGCATCTTCGGTTTCCCCAGCCATCTTTTGGAACAGGTGGAGGCGGGGAAGACCAGCCCCGGGAAAGACAGCCACGACGACGCCCCATCGGGGCTCAGAAACCAGATCGCGCACGAGACGCTGCGAGAAGCGCGAGAACGAGCTCGGGAAGGCGACGCGGTTGCCGCAGCCGAACGATACCGCGAGGCGATACGCCAGGCACCCGAGATCGTCGGGATCCGAATGGAGCTCGCCGAGCTCTACATCGAGCTAGGCGACCTCGGGGCTGCCGAGTACGAGCTCGAACGGGCGGCACGTCTGGCACACGGAGACCCCCTGGTGCGCGAGCGACTCGGCGACGTCTACTACGCGGGGGGCAGGACCGCACCGGCGATCCGCGAGTGGCAAGCGGCCCATTTCGACAATCCCGGACCCGCCCTGCTCTTCAAGCTCAAGCGAGCACTTCGAGAGAACGACGAGGACATCGATTTCGAAGCACGAGATCCGGCCAGATTCGTCATTCGATACGAGGGCCGCGTCGACGAGGAGATGGGGCGCAGGGTCGCCGTGGCGCTCGAGGACGCTTTTGCCGAGCTGGCCCGCGAGTTCGAGGCTTCGCCTCCGAGGCCGTTCACCGTGACGCTGTATACGAATCGAGAGTTCCACGACGTGACTCACGCTCCGACCTGGGTCTCCGCGCTGAACGACGGTGAGATCCGCATACCCATCGAAGGGGTGACGACGATGACGCCCAAGCTCCGGCGCTTGCTCCGCCACGAGCTGGCACACAGCTTCATCAACGCCTTGACGGGGGGAAACTGCCCTTCGTGGTTCCACGAGGGCCTCGCGCAGCTTCACGAGGGAGCCGAGCGGCTCGACCCCTACCCGCGATTGGCGGCGGCGGAGAGCAATGGAAAGCTCCTGCCCCTCTGGACTCTGGAGGGCTCGCTCACACACTACTCCAAAGAGGAAGCGCTCCTGGTCTACTCCGAGGCCCTGGCGGCCACGGAGTATGTCGCCGCGCGGCGAGGCCGCGAGGCGCACACGCAGCTATTGAGGCTTCTTGCCCAGGGGAAGAAGATGAATGACGCCCTCAAGCAGGTGGTCGGGCTCGACTACCACGAGTTCCAGGCCGCGTGGGAGGCCGACCTCCATCGATATCAGGCCGGCGGACCCCGATGA
- a CDS encoding peptidoglycan DD-metalloendopeptidase family protein, protein MPSRLALWVAISAVAWAALGSVLTSTSLPPLPEHERPQASETIESSSGILSIVDRLGPGDTLSEVLERNGFSGAEIFEMARALSAVMDVRRLKIGDEVEIRYGAGKEVAALSVHHDRMKRIQLFPGKAGWQSEATSIDLERSTIALSGVLEDNLFLSMSRLGEGAALTIAFANVFAWDFDFYTQSRRGDRFALVVQKLYREGEFVGYGDLLAARYVSYLSGEHVYSAFLYEDPSGRRDYYDREGNSLRKAFLRAPLEFERVSSGFSYNRLHPIHKRRMPHLGVDYAARKGTPVYSIGAGVVADRGWRGGGGNQVTIKHAMGYTSKYLHLSRFARGLSPGDRVDQKQIIGYVGDTGAATAPHLDFRLLRHGKPVNPLTQIFPPGPPVAAEHRSDYEATVTALTRQLGKTTRPAAVADN, encoded by the coding sequence ATGCCGTCGAGGCTCGCGCTCTGGGTGGCGATTTCTGCCGTCGCCTGGGCCGCGCTCGGCAGCGTGCTGACCTCGACGAGCCTTCCTCCGCTGCCGGAGCACGAGCGCCCCCAGGCATCCGAGACAATCGAGTCGAGCTCGGGTATCTTGTCGATCGTCGACCGGCTGGGACCGGGCGACACGCTGTCGGAGGTACTGGAGCGCAACGGTTTCTCCGGAGCTGAGATTTTCGAGATGGCGCGGGCATTGTCGGCGGTAATGGACGTGCGGCGGCTCAAGATTGGGGACGAGGTCGAGATTCGATACGGTGCCGGAAAGGAAGTCGCGGCTCTTTCGGTCCATCACGACCGGATGAAGAGAATCCAGCTGTTTCCCGGGAAGGCGGGTTGGCAGTCGGAGGCGACGAGTATCGATCTCGAGCGGAGCACCATCGCCCTTTCCGGTGTCCTGGAGGACAATCTCTTCCTGAGCATGAGTCGGCTCGGCGAGGGCGCCGCCCTCACGATCGCCTTCGCCAACGTCTTCGCCTGGGACTTCGATTTCTACACCCAGAGCCGCCGCGGAGATCGATTTGCTCTCGTCGTCCAAAAACTCTATCGGGAAGGTGAGTTCGTCGGTTACGGGGACTTGCTGGCCGCGCGATATGTATCGTACCTCTCGGGCGAGCACGTATACTCTGCGTTTCTCTACGAGGATCCGTCGGGCAGGCGCGACTATTACGACCGCGAGGGTAATTCCCTGAGGAAAGCCTTTCTACGAGCTCCTTTGGAGTTCGAGCGCGTCAGCTCGGGGTTCTCGTACAACCGCCTCCACCCGATCCACAAACGACGGATGCCTCATCTCGGAGTGGACTACGCTGCGAGAAAAGGAACGCCGGTCTATTCGATCGGGGCGGGTGTCGTAGCCGACAGGGGCTGGCGTGGGGGAGGCGGAAACCAGGTGACGATCAAACATGCCATGGGCTACACGTCGAAGTATCTTCATCTGTCCCGGTTCGCCCGCGGTCTCTCGCCGGGGGATAGGGTCGATCAGAAGCAGATCATCGGCTACGTGGGAGATACCGGGGCGGCGACCGCCCCTCACCTCGACTTTCGACTCCTGCGGCACGGCAAGCCCGTCAACCCACTGACGCAGATTTTTCCGCCGGGCCCCCCGGTCGCCGCGGAGCACCGAAGTGATTATGAAGCCACGGTTACGGCTCTTACCCGTCAGCTCGGCAAGACGACGCGTCCCGCGGCGGTCGCTGACAACTGA
- a CDS encoding SDR family oxidoreductase: MRSYLVTGGAGFVGSYLVRFLLERGERVRVLDDFSTGKRENLKEVEGSIEIFEGNVCNQADVSRAIDGVDFVLHEAAIASVPRSVEAPMESHQANATGTLVLLEAARAAAVQRLVYASSSSVYGESAELPKREAMPTAPLSPYAVSKLAAEHYCTTYHRVYGLPTVSLRYFNIFGPRQDPSSPYSGVVSRFIEAISNGEPPSIHGDGEQSRDFTYVENVARANYAACHRAEAVGGVYNIGCSERTSVVDLWREMAVIAGSSLEPRHTPPRAGDVPHSLADISLARRDLGYEPAVTFREGLKHTLSYYEIQE; the protein is encoded by the coding sequence TTGAGATCTTATCTCGTGACCGGTGGCGCAGGGTTCGTGGGCTCGTACCTCGTGCGCTTCCTCCTCGAGCGTGGCGAGCGAGTACGCGTCCTGGACGACTTTTCGACGGGAAAGCGGGAGAACCTGAAAGAGGTCGAAGGAAGCATCGAGATCTTCGAGGGGAATGTCTGCAACCAGGCCGATGTCTCGAGAGCCATCGATGGTGTCGACTTCGTCCTTCATGAGGCAGCGATTGCTTCGGTGCCCCGCTCCGTCGAGGCTCCGATGGAGTCTCATCAGGCAAACGCGACGGGAACGCTGGTTCTCCTCGAGGCCGCCCGTGCCGCGGCGGTACAGAGGCTCGTGTACGCGTCCTCGTCATCGGTGTACGGGGAGAGCGCCGAGCTTCCAAAAAGAGAGGCCATGCCGACCGCCCCGCTCTCGCCCTATGCCGTCTCGAAGCTCGCCGCCGAGCACTACTGCACGACCTACCACCGCGTCTATGGTCTTCCGACGGTATCGCTGCGTTACTTCAACATCTTTGGTCCGAGGCAGGATCCCTCTTCGCCTTACTCCGGCGTGGTCAGCCGCTTCATCGAAGCGATCTCGAACGGGGAACCGCCTTCGATCCATGGAGACGGCGAGCAATCGCGGGACTTCACGTACGTCGAGAACGTCGCTCGCGCGAACTATGCTGCTTGCCATCGTGCCGAGGCCGTCGGCGGTGTGTACAACATCGGATGCTCGGAGCGGACCTCGGTCGTCGATCTCTGGCGGGAGATGGCGGTCATTGCCGGCTCCTCGCTCGAGCCTCGGCACACGCCGCCACGGGCGGGCGACGTGCCCCACTCCCTCGCCGACATCTCGCTTGCCCGCCGGGATCTCGGCTACGAGCCGGCGGTCACGTTCCGCGAGGGCTTGAAACACACCTTGAGCTATTACGAGATCCAGGAGTAG